In Centroberyx gerrardi isolate f3 chromosome 20, fCenGer3.hap1.cur.20231027, whole genome shotgun sequence, a genomic segment contains:
- the sost gene encoding sclerostin — MQVSLALLVSSSVLLLLQGCCTAVKGWKVLKNDATEIVPEYTEDTRTPQEPVQASNGNNNNNNNNNNNNHNNTMNNRAKNGGRRTANTVSYSASELSCRELRSTRYITDGSCRSAKPVKELVCSGQCMPAHLLPNSIVRGKWWRSSASDYRCIPAHSRTQRVQLQCPSGNNRTYKIRVVTSCKCKRYSRHHNQSEAKEVPRPRRNKKHGRLSQGRNKNNTTLMGNSY; from the exons ATGCAGGTGTCTCTGGCGCTCCTCGTCTCCAGCTCggtgctcctgctgctccaggGATGCTGCACCGCTGTGAAGGGATGGAAGGTACTAAAAAATGATGCTACGGAGATCGTACCGGAGTACACAGAAGACACCCGGACACCCCAGGAGCCAGTACAGGCGTCGAACggcaacaataacaacaacaacaacaacaacaacaacaaccataaCAACACAATGAATAACAGGGCGAAAAACGGTGGAAGGAGAACAGCAAACACAGTCTCCTATA GTGCCTCTGAGCTGAGCTGCAGGGAGCTGCGTTCCACCCGTTACATCACCGACGGATCCTGCCGCAGCGCCAAGCCCGTCAAGGAGCTGGTGTGCTCGGGCCAGTGCATGCCCGCGCACCTCCTGCCAAACTCAATCGTCCGCGGCAAATGGTGGAGGAGCAGCGCCTCGGACTACCGCTGCATCCCGGCCCACTCCCGGACACAGAGGGTCCAGCTGCAGTGTCCTAGCGGCAACAATCGGACTTACAAAATCCGCGTGGTCACCTCCTGCAAGTGCAAGCGCTACAGCCGCCACCACAACCAGTCAGAGGCCAAGGAGGTGCCGAGGCCGCGGCGCAACAAGAAGCACGGCCGCTTGTCCCAGGGCCGGAACAAGAACAACACAACGCTGATGGGCAACTCGTACTGA